A genomic stretch from Candidatus Methanomassiliicoccus intestinalis Issoire-Mx1 includes:
- a CDS encoding phosphoadenosine phosphosulfate reductase domain-containing protein, translating into MPQFEHGKTAFRWCDQCGTLVLGRECSVCSSAGREFSVSNPGDLRPSMGKTNDLIASLFRRYFGTDKFLKGKTIFLNKTAGEDRTDEVVVQGRVVATLRYDLRRRNFTLDLKLDGARMISKEASKGVVILAKDSGHLKGKTIPGSFIKEIKGNFKAGDPLIVLSGSMICSAVAKADSGEVWTSDKAIGIRDVGKGELEVSSRKSSWTGFINVNKSYFSSLESNGVSDLKSFINNSELPVTLSFSGGKDSLAAYGLLSKTGKKFSLMFVNTGLEFPETVSFVDRFARNHEERLLIADARDAFKEQIDNFGPPAKDFRWCCKVCKLAPLTSLIERNFPRGTITVEGNRSFESFARSNLAFVSRNPFVPNQTILNPIRHWRAIDVWGYIWWKNLEYNPLYDEDFERIGCYLCPSCLESEWKNTGIIHPELHDQWNSYLVSWAGKDGEDFIKYGFWRWKALPKKMIKVAEELNVNIPKTRSDNLDLKWVKGVSPCLVGGYSAEGILSVPGEHGFQMTAEMLKTIGSVKYSPEFDIALVKTKNGGTLKVFGGGQIVSTAQTQEDAERLFEDGAKAILRAQMCTDCGICVRNCKSHAINLTKGVVNVNEKRCTHCMKCADACVVAHYYDKLVS; encoded by the coding sequence ATGCCTCAATTCGAGCATGGTAAGACTGCATTCAGATGGTGCGACCAATGCGGTACTCTGGTTTTAGGAAGAGAATGCAGCGTGTGCTCTTCTGCAGGCAGAGAATTCTCAGTTTCAAATCCCGGCGATCTCAGGCCGTCAATGGGAAAAACGAATGATTTAATCGCTTCTCTTTTCCGCAGGTATTTCGGCACTGATAAATTCCTCAAGGGAAAGACGATTTTTCTCAACAAGACTGCCGGCGAAGACCGTACCGATGAAGTAGTCGTGCAGGGAAGGGTAGTTGCCACTCTGCGTTATGACCTCAGAAGAAGAAATTTCACTCTTGATCTGAAACTTGACGGAGCAAGAATGATCTCCAAGGAGGCTTCGAAAGGAGTAGTCATACTCGCTAAAGACAGCGGCCATTTGAAAGGAAAGACCATTCCAGGAAGCTTCATCAAAGAAATCAAAGGCAACTTCAAAGCCGGAGATCCTTTGATCGTTCTCTCCGGAAGCATGATCTGCAGCGCTGTCGCCAAAGCTGATAGTGGCGAAGTGTGGACTTCCGACAAGGCTATCGGCATAAGGGATGTAGGAAAAGGAGAACTGGAAGTTTCCAGCCGCAAGTCTTCCTGGACTGGATTTATTAATGTAAACAAATCGTACTTCAGTTCGCTGGAGTCCAACGGCGTCTCAGATCTGAAGTCTTTTATCAACAACAGTGAGCTTCCTGTGACTTTATCATTCTCGGGAGGAAAAGACTCGCTGGCTGCGTACGGCCTGCTGTCCAAAACCGGAAAGAAATTTTCTTTGATGTTTGTGAACACCGGTTTAGAATTTCCTGAGACTGTGAGTTTTGTAGACAGGTTTGCCAGAAACCATGAAGAGAGGCTGCTCATTGCTGATGCGAGAGATGCCTTTAAAGAGCAGATTGATAACTTCGGGCCTCCTGCTAAAGACTTCAGGTGGTGCTGTAAAGTCTGTAAACTGGCTCCGCTGACTTCGTTGATTGAAAGGAATTTTCCCAGAGGAACGATCACAGTGGAAGGAAACAGGAGCTTTGAGTCATTTGCACGTTCAAATCTGGCATTCGTTTCAAGAAATCCATTTGTTCCTAATCAGACAATTCTCAATCCCATACGGCATTGGAGAGCTATTGATGTCTGGGGATACATCTGGTGGAAGAATCTTGAATACAACCCGCTTTATGATGAGGACTTTGAAAGAATAGGATGCTATCTCTGTCCTTCCTGCTTAGAATCTGAGTGGAAGAATACGGGCATCATTCATCCTGAACTGCACGATCAGTGGAATTCATATTTAGTCAGCTGGGCCGGCAAAGACGGCGAAGACTTCATAAAATATGGATTCTGGAGATGGAAGGCGCTTCCTAAAAAAATGATCAAGGTTGCAGAGGAGCTGAATGTAAACATTCCTAAGACACGCTCAGACAATCTGGACCTCAAATGGGTCAAAGGAGTCTCACCGTGCCTAGTGGGCGGTTACTCGGCTGAGGGAATCCTTTCTGTTCCAGGTGAACATGGTTTTCAGATGACTGCAGAAATGCTGAAGACTATCGGCTCAGTCAAATATTCTCCTGAGTTTGATATCGCACTTGTAAAAACCAAGAATGGGGGAACACTCAAAGTATTCGGCGGGGGGCAGATAGTTTCCACTGCACAGACGCAGGAGGACGCTGAAAGACTCTTTGAGGACGGTGCAAAAGCAATATTGAGGGCTCAGATGTGCACAGACTGCGGCATCTGTGTAAGAAATTGCAAATCACACGCCATTAACTTAACAAAAGGTGTCGTGAACGTTAATGAAAAACGTTGCACACACTGCATGAAGTGTGCCGATGCCTGTGTTGTAGCCCACTACTATGACAAATTGGTATCCTGA
- a CDS encoding DUF1648 domain-containing protein yields the protein MSIQMTQNKKNGMYRGYYVLMGIIVILPWIVAIPSIPFLPDHVPIHTDFNGNITDYAGKYSILTISAIGLVLWLFLFGICRLVRLLEEDEKVKTGEKATLICSIIGLTVLSAVDIWYVYLGFKYGY from the coding sequence ATGTCGATTCAAATGACTCAGAATAAGAAGAATGGAATGTATAGAGGATACTACGTTTTAATGGGAATAATAGTCATTTTGCCGTGGATTGTCGCTATACCTTCCATTCCCTTCCTGCCTGATCATGTACCAATTCATACAGACTTTAATGGAAACATCACAGACTATGCTGGTAAATATTCCATTCTAACTATCTCTGCAATCGGCTTAGTCTTATGGCTATTTCTTTTTGGAATATGCAGGCTTGTCAGGCTATTAGAGGAAGATGAAAAGGTAAAAACTGGAGAAAAAGCAACACTGATATGTTCAATAATAGGTCTGACAGTCTTATCAGCTGTGGATATCTGGTATGTTTATCTTGGCTTTAAATACGGATATTAA
- a CDS encoding transglutaminase-like domain-containing protein, with protein MGAGKAVAGIAAIIIVASLLFTPVGHSFLDYVFEGSARYPEDSHYEMDRNVSVTLHNEKMTYSVTIPKATDYVVDGITLQKINSQSSLNSYEEFSDYGIDWIRWNGANVSAKETFTSNISYDVDCYSHVWDIDESNSLNVDYIQQNLNGSLSSMKSYLISESGDGSEWIPTITGWNNGYVIYTGGEIRELADEIVGSETNVYSILKLIYLWIDDNISYKEYGGIPQTALQLLHSKRGDCDDQSVLFCSLARAAGVPAWLEMGALYNTSKGTWINHVWTQAYIPTTEGGSKVTIDVVNNNFLVHTSRLFHLATDIGDGDFLNMYYNMYHYTYKLQDSKITTSDSYKTHDVIDSKNFLTISRPHQGFDFPTIFSVDCTSLQRKQFTAFT; from the coding sequence ATGGGTGCAGGAAAAGCAGTTGCGGGGATTGCCGCGATTATTATCGTGGCATCCTTGCTTTTCACTCCCGTTGGTCATAGTTTTCTAGATTATGTTTTTGAAGGATCTGCAAGGTATCCTGAAGATTCTCATTACGAGATGGATAGAAACGTCTCGGTTACTCTGCATAATGAAAAAATGACATACTCAGTCACAATTCCAAAAGCTACAGATTATGTTGTAGATGGAATCACTCTGCAGAAAATAAACAGCCAGTCTAGTCTAAACAGTTACGAAGAATTTTCAGATTATGGCATAGATTGGATTCGTTGGAACGGTGCCAATGTCAGTGCCAAGGAGACATTTACTTCAAACATTTCCTATGATGTAGATTGTTATTCACATGTCTGGGATATAGACGAATCGAACTCTCTGAATGTCGATTACATTCAGCAGAATCTCAATGGTTCACTCAGCAGTATGAAATCATACCTCATTTCTGAAAGTGGAGATGGAAGTGAATGGATACCAACGATAACTGGCTGGAATAATGGATATGTGATTTACACTGGAGGGGAGATAAGAGAATTAGCTGATGAGATTGTGGGAAGTGAAACAAACGTGTATTCCATACTTAAACTCATTTATCTATGGATTGACGACAATATTTCATACAAGGAATATGGAGGGATCCCGCAGACCGCCTTGCAGCTCCTTCACAGCAAGCGCGGAGATTGTGACGACCAATCTGTATTGTTTTGTTCGTTAGCCAGAGCAGCTGGAGTTCCAGCATGGCTGGAGATGGGTGCCTTGTATAATACATCTAAAGGTACTTGGATAAACCACGTATGGACACAGGCATACATTCCTACAACCGAAGGCGGCTCTAAAGTCACAATCGATGTTGTAAACAATAACTTTTTAGTACATACCTCAAGACTATTTCATCTAGCTACAGATATTGGTGACGGGGATTTTTTGAACATGTATTACAACATGTATCATTATACTTACAAACTCCAAGATTCTAAAATCACAACTTCTGATAGCTATAAAACACATGATGTAATTGATTCTAAGAATTTTCTTACAATCTCTCGGCCTCATCAGGGATTTGATTTTCCCACTATCTTTTCTGTAGATTGTACAAGTCTACAGAGGAAACAATTCACTGCATTTACCTAA
- a CDS encoding B12-binding domain-containing protein produces the protein MSLDFDAVNADKILIRYDIVVESSEKPEDIAKQYLPENQFLRQIAQDVMNLKSKDIEKHVSEALETLSAEDIIEKGLLAGMDIVAELYGRGIYYLPHVMVASDAMTRGTRVAEAALSGERKYKGVVMMHAAEGDPHDIGKNIAAVLLKSNGFNVVDLGKDILVDTVVAEVQKQKPDVLTGTALMTTTMSAFSRISSRLKEVGVELPFICAGGAVNREYVESYDMGIYSAKAAEGPGLANKALDGWDWKKIRANWDDIINGKA, from the coding sequence ATGAGTTTAGATTTTGATGCAGTAAATGCAGATAAAATCTTGATTAGATACGATATCGTTGTCGAATCAAGTGAGAAGCCGGAAGACATCGCAAAACAGTATCTACCTGAGAATCAATTCTTAAGGCAGATCGCACAAGATGTCATGAATTTAAAGTCAAAGGACATCGAGAAGCATGTTAGCGAAGCTCTTGAAACATTAAGTGCAGAGGACATCATTGAAAAAGGTCTCCTTGCTGGAATGGATATTGTAGCTGAATTATATGGACGCGGTATTTACTATCTGCCACATGTGATGGTTGCATCCGATGCAATGACCCGTGGAACAAGAGTTGCAGAGGCAGCCTTGAGCGGAGAGAGAAAATACAAAGGCGTAGTAATGATGCACGCAGCTGAGGGAGACCCACACGATATTGGAAAGAATATCGCAGCAGTTCTTCTGAAATCAAATGGATTTAATGTAGTAGATCTTGGAAAAGATATCCTCGTTGACACAGTAGTCGCTGAAGTGCAGAAACAGAAACCAGATGTACTTACTGGAACTGCACTCATGACCACAACCATGTCTGCATTCTCTAGGATCTCCAGCAGACTTAAAGAGGTTGGAGTAGAACTTCCATTCATATGCGCCGGTGGTGCAGTTAACAGAGAGTACGTAGAATCCTACGATATGGGTATCTACAGTGCAAAAGCTGCAGAAGGCCCAGGTCTTGCAAACAAGGCACTCGATGGATGGGACTGGAAGAAGATCAGAGCCAACTGGGACGATATAATTAATGGAAAAGCATAA
- the mtaB gene encoding methanol--corrinoid protein co-methyltransferase MtaB, with protein sequence MATTKYTKMAYASADEMVFGEAKKPISYGLGIKVGQGLVIPEINFAPRPGSEKSVESLTKEYVDYIATDVMNRAVTLGFPSVQLENEWIFQMSNEPEKFAKPVVAGQKAVIENYHDKYGIACAVRHTCADSRLHEEGMRFGQDKTHNYPEKMIESFEVAAEAGADVISIESVGGKEISDFAVVRQDIRGWLFGIGYLGSIDMEWLWTQIVDLAKRKKVVAGGDTNCAGANTAMFMAGGYLDKDVPKTFSAVTRAIASARSLVAFECGATGPDKDCGYEGPILKAISGNPICQEGKGAQDAHADLMGNLIAATCDMWSNESVEYHPEFGGSSVQCWLGVIGYEAALMNASKQMKQDKVLRDIYTASDRFRGAEPFILAYDNAYKIGQAIIEAGDSYYLRAKAAGLKAAELIRDSNNKGKLKLNKQEKDTLNKIITDLNSLPDEEGKFVDWALKEYKDVPAFNPKNYEL encoded by the coding sequence ATGGCTACTACAAAATATACTAAAATGGCATATGCCTCTGCAGACGAAATGGTCTTCGGAGAAGCAAAGAAGCCAATTTCATACGGATTAGGAATTAAAGTAGGTCAGGGCTTAGTTATTCCTGAAATCAACTTTGCACCAAGACCAGGAAGCGAAAAGAGCGTAGAGTCCCTTACAAAAGAGTATGTTGACTACATCGCAACAGACGTCATGAACAGAGCAGTTACACTTGGTTTCCCATCTGTTCAGTTAGAAAACGAATGGATTTTCCAGATGAGCAACGAGCCTGAGAAATTCGCAAAGCCCGTAGTCGCTGGTCAGAAGGCGGTCATTGAAAACTACCACGACAAGTACGGAATTGCTTGCGCTGTAAGGCACACATGCGCTGACTCACGTTTACATGAAGAGGGAATGAGATTCGGACAGGACAAGACCCACAACTATCCAGAAAAAATGATCGAATCATTCGAAGTAGCTGCTGAAGCTGGAGCAGATGTAATCTCCATTGAATCAGTCGGTGGAAAAGAAATCTCAGACTTCGCTGTTGTCCGTCAGGATATCAGAGGATGGCTTTTCGGTATCGGTTACCTCGGATCAATTGATATGGAATGGCTCTGGACACAGATTGTTGACCTTGCAAAGAGAAAGAAAGTTGTAGCTGGTGGAGATACAAACTGCGCTGGTGCTAACACTGCTATGTTCATGGCCGGCGGTTACTTGGACAAAGATGTTCCAAAGACCTTCTCTGCAGTTACACGTGCTATTGCTTCTGCAAGATCTTTAGTGGCTTTCGAATGCGGTGCAACCGGACCAGACAAAGACTGCGGTTACGAAGGACCTATCCTCAAAGCAATCTCTGGTAACCCAATTTGTCAGGAAGGAAAAGGCGCTCAGGATGCTCACGCTGATCTTATGGGTAACTTAATCGCAGCTACCTGCGACATGTGGTCCAACGAGTCTGTCGAATACCACCCAGAATTTGGTGGATCATCCGTTCAGTGCTGGCTCGGTGTAATCGGATATGAAGCTGCATTAATGAACGCTTCAAAACAGATGAAGCAGGACAAAGTCCTCAGGGACATATACACAGCTTCTGACAGGTTCAGAGGTGCAGAACCATTCATCCTTGCATACGACAACGCATACAAGATCGGACAGGCTATCATCGAAGCAGGCGACAGCTATTACCTGAGGGCAAAAGCTGCTGGTCTCAAAGCTGCTGAGTTAATCAGAGATTCTAACAACAAGGGAAAACTGAAACTCAACAAGCAGGAAAAAGACACACTCAACAAGATCATCACCGATCTGAACTCTCTGCCAGACGAGGAAGGCAAATTCGTCGACTGGGCTCTCAAAGAGTACAAAGATGTGCCTGCATTCAACCCCAAGAACTACGAACTCTAA
- a CDS encoding 30S ribosomal protein S3ae has product MAVKKGKAAARKVKDKWKAKEWYKLYAPRMFNQVELGETPSADPASLIGRNIEVTVHELTGDFSKMHIKMRFSVEDVNGFEAHTAFIGHELTSDYVRRLTRRKRTKTDHVVDVRTKDNFVVRIKPMSITEQRIQAAQETAVRNILTETLTTMAADMSISDLVKSIISGDLSRDLSNAVKVIIPIKRIEIRKSEVIKAGTPDENELSIQERIGQETAVAEPEEPESEDEASEEAPAEEAVSEESESEEIVEESAEETPAEEN; this is encoded by the coding sequence ATGGCAGTTAAAAAAGGCAAGGCCGCAGCGCGTAAGGTGAAGGACAAGTGGAAGGCAAAAGAGTGGTACAAACTCTACGCTCCTCGTATGTTCAATCAGGTTGAACTCGGAGAGACACCTAGCGCTGATCCAGCCTCGCTTATTGGAAGAAATATTGAAGTTACAGTACACGAATTAACCGGTGATTTCTCTAAAATGCACATCAAAATGCGTTTCAGTGTAGAGGATGTCAATGGATTTGAAGCACACACTGCATTCATTGGACATGAACTCACCAGTGATTACGTTCGCAGATTAACAAGAAGAAAGAGAACAAAGACTGATCATGTTGTTGATGTTCGTACAAAGGACAACTTTGTCGTTCGTATCAAACCCATGAGCATCACAGAGCAGCGTATTCAGGCAGCTCAGGAGACTGCTGTAAGAAACATTCTTACAGAAACACTCACAACCATGGCTGCAGATATGTCTATCTCCGATCTCGTAAAGTCTATAATCTCTGGAGATCTGTCAAGAGATCTTTCCAATGCAGTTAAAGTAATCATTCCCATCAAAAGGATTGAAATCAGAAAATCCGAGGTCATCAAAGCCGGAACTCCTGATGAGAATGAGTTAAGTATTCAGGAAAGAATAGGGCAGGAAACTGCTGTAGCCGAACCTGAAGAACCAGAATCTGAAGATGAAGCATCTGAAGAAGCACCAGCTGAAGAAGCGGTTTCCGAAGAGTCTGAATCTGAAGAAATTGTTGAAGAATCTGCAGAAGAAACTCCAGCAGAAGAAAACTAA
- a CDS encoding alpha/beta hydrolase → MVEKEGRWATVAAFIVAIVIFLASVFVCISNDTSEAKELPVAPEKQELIDLSEHYMEELRAGNIDAVYEDTLDEFKAEITFDEFTQLVAGIFQKVGHYIQTNDSIVEIGSEYDTVVLDEEYSRFLTKTIFVYDDASKIAGFAVQSNGYNAESSDKWHEVALSAGQSKYPLEAALTLPDNVEKAPVVILVAGSGPTDLNGTIGAAENAPLKDIAHGLADQGIASLRFDKHAYDYGAVGFPENFTVYDEYLYDVNAIIDQVSQRNDIDANRIYVLGHSQGGMLVPMIANENPEVKGIISMAGTLRNFEDISYDQSVLIIKQSGLSEAEEELTIAILTQQLEEIKNIQEGDTGAYWGMPASYLYSMNSVDRVAMAKALEIPMLILQGADDFQVYADVDYVLWQETLADKDNVTYHLYDGLNHLFMESDSQKDVIDTTVYDAPANVDQRVIDDIASWINSLN, encoded by the coding sequence ATGGTGGAAAAAGAAGGAAGGTGGGCAACGGTAGCTGCATTCATTGTCGCTATCGTAATATTTTTAGCCAGCGTCTTCGTTTGTATTTCGAATGATACGAGTGAAGCCAAGGAATTGCCGGTCGCTCCAGAAAAACAAGAGCTGATTGATTTATCAGAACACTACATGGAGGAATTGAGAGCAGGCAACATTGATGCTGTTTATGAAGACACGTTGGATGAATTTAAAGCAGAGATAACATTCGACGAGTTTACGCAACTTGTAGCTGGAATTTTTCAAAAAGTTGGACATTACATTCAAACAAATGATTCAATAGTTGAAATAGGGTCGGAATATGATACAGTAGTACTTGATGAAGAATACTCAAGGTTTTTAACAAAAACAATATTTGTGTATGATGATGCATCCAAAATTGCAGGATTTGCAGTACAATCCAATGGATACAACGCAGAGTCATCAGATAAGTGGCATGAAGTTGCACTCAGCGCAGGACAATCAAAATATCCACTTGAAGCAGCATTAACATTGCCAGATAATGTTGAAAAAGCTCCGGTAGTAATTCTTGTAGCTGGATCGGGACCTACTGATCTGAATGGAACGATTGGTGCGGCAGAAAACGCCCCGCTTAAGGACATTGCTCATGGTTTAGCAGATCAGGGAATTGCTTCACTCAGGTTCGATAAGCACGCATACGATTATGGAGCAGTTGGATTCCCCGAGAACTTCACAGTCTATGATGAATATCTGTATGATGTGAATGCAATTATAGATCAAGTATCTCAACGCAATGACATTGATGCAAACAGAATCTATGTGCTGGGACACAGCCAAGGCGGAATGCTGGTCCCGATGATTGCCAATGAAAACCCTGAAGTGAAAGGTATAATTTCAATGGCTGGCACTCTTCGTAACTTTGAAGATATATCATATGATCAAAGCGTATTGATAATTAAACAATCTGGACTCAGTGAAGCCGAAGAAGAGCTTACAATTGCTATACTCACTCAGCAGTTAGAAGAAATAAAGAATATTCAAGAAGGCGACACTGGAGCATATTGGGGAATGCCTGCATCATATTTGTACAGCATGAATTCGGTAGATAGAGTTGCAATGGCCAAGGCTCTTGAGATTCCAATGCTGATCCTTCAGGGAGCAGATGATTTCCAAGTGTATGCTGATGTAGATTATGTTCTCTGGCAGGAAACATTAGCTGACAAAGATAACGTAACATATCATCTCTACGATGGTCTGAACCATTTATTCATGGAGTCTGACTCTCAGAAAGATGTCATTGATACAACTGTATATGATGCTCCAGCAAATGTTGATCAGAGAGTAATCGATGATATTGCCAGCTGGATAAACAGTTTAAACTGA
- a CDS encoding DUF3784 domain-containing protein, protein MYIKSRVKNAVVMAIILAIMPIAAAIGISSGRVGEEYVIVVIVCATFQAMGILYYIGFYEIMTGFTTMSKEEIKQYNTENITSFLGIALTISTQVSFYLGMIISIKYGTGSGVITMITILTITVTISFMYTAIGKKFRHQIDG, encoded by the coding sequence GTGTATATCAAAAGCAGAGTGAAAAATGCTGTAGTTATGGCCATCATTCTAGCGATAATGCCAATAGCAGCAGCAATAGGCATCTCATCAGGAAGAGTTGGTGAAGAATATGTGATCGTAGTTATAGTCTGTGCAACATTTCAAGCTATGGGAATACTGTATTATATTGGGTTTTATGAAATTATGACTGGGTTCACTACAATGTCCAAAGAGGAGATTAAACAGTATAATACTGAGAATATAACATCATTCTTAGGCATTGCACTAACAATTTCAACACAGGTTTCATTTTATCTTGGTATGATTATATCGATCAAGTATGGGACAGGTAGTGGTGTAATCACGATGATAACAATACTTACCATCACTGTAACAATAAGCTTTATGTATACCGCAATTGGAAAGAAATTCCGGCATCAGATAGATGGATGA
- the hdrB gene encoding CoB--CoM heterodisulfide reductase subunit B: protein MAKYALFLGCVAPARYPGVELATREVCKALGIELVELEGANCCPAPGVIKSFDQNTWLAVAARNLALAEKQGVDIITICNGCYGSLFDAAHILNNDPEKLAAVNKILSEVGLQYNGKTKVHHFAEVFYKDLGIDAIKAKFTNPLDVNVAVHYGCHFLKPSNLKNLDDPERPKILDELVEATGAKSIDYKDKQMCCGAGGGVRSGNPELSSKFTEEKMKNMKAVGAEYIIDVCPFCHLQFDRTQKDVKDYGLQVVHLAQLYGLALGIPKEKLGM, encoded by the coding sequence ATGGCTAAATACGCTTTATTCTTAGGATGCGTTGCTCCTGCTAGGTACCCCGGTGTTGAACTGGCTACCCGTGAAGTCTGCAAAGCTCTCGGAATTGAACTTGTTGAACTAGAAGGCGCTAACTGCTGCCCTGCACCTGGTGTGATAAAATCATTCGACCAGAACACATGGCTTGCCGTAGCCGCTCGTAACCTCGCTCTCGCTGAAAAGCAGGGTGTAGACATCATCACAATCTGCAATGGTTGCTATGGATCACTCTTTGATGCAGCTCATATCCTCAACAATGACCCAGAAAAGCTTGCAGCAGTAAACAAGATCCTTAGTGAAGTAGGACTCCAGTACAACGGAAAGACCAAAGTACACCACTTCGCAGAAGTATTCTACAAAGATCTTGGAATTGACGCCATCAAAGCAAAGTTCACCAACCCATTGGATGTCAACGTTGCAGTCCACTACGGATGTCACTTCCTAAAGCCAAGCAACCTCAAGAATCTTGATGACCCCGAGCGTCCAAAGATCCTCGATGAGCTTGTAGAGGCTACCGGTGCAAAATCAATTGACTACAAAGACAAACAGATGTGCTGCGGAGCCGGCGGCGGTGTAAGATCTGGTAACCCAGAACTCTCTTCAAAGTTCACAGAAGAGAAAATGAAGAACATGAAAGCTGTAGGCGCTGAATACATCATTGATGTCTGTCCATTCTGTCACCTTCAATTTGACAGGACACAGAAAGACGTCAAAGACTACGGCCTTCAGGTTGTCCACCTTGCTCAGCTTTATGGTCTTGCCCTCGGCATACCAAAAGAAAAGCTCGGAATGTAA
- the hdrC gene encoding CoB--CoM heterodisulfide reductase subunit C — MVTIDQANQDFAQKVQSMDGGETLMLCFQCGTCTASCPSGRLTAYKTRKLIRKAQLGLEDEVLSSPDLWMCTTCYSCMERCPRGVEIVDIITLLRNLAVEKGVMSAPHKKVGEMLVKFGATVPLNSEYEDKREALGLARKPANTLGDEKALADVKKILKATGFEDLVGGN; from the coding sequence ATGGTTACCATCGATCAAGCCAATCAGGATTTTGCCCAAAAGGTACAATCCATGGATGGGGGAGAAACCCTCATGCTCTGCTTCCAATGCGGAACATGCACGGCAAGCTGCCCCTCTGGAAGGTTAACTGCATACAAGACAAGAAAACTCATCCGCAAAGCACAGCTCGGTTTGGAAGATGAAGTTTTGAGCTCACCCGACCTCTGGATGTGCACAACATGCTACTCATGCATGGAGCGCTGCCCCCGCGGTGTTGAGATTGTTGACATAATCACACTTCTCAGAAACTTAGCTGTAGAGAAAGGTGTAATGTCTGCTCCACACAAGAAAGTAGGAGAAATGCTCGTAAAATTCGGTGCCACCGTTCCTCTGAATTCAGAATATGAAGATAAGAGAGAGGCTCTCGGTTTAGCTCGTAAACCAGCAAACACACTTGGCGATGAAAAAGCTCTTGCTGACGTCAAGAAGATCCTGAAAGCTACCGGATTCGAAGACCTTGTCGGAGGTAATTAA
- a CDS encoding LysR family transcriptional regulator, with translation MAASRISPSISIEINGTALTPRQMEVILAVKEEKSQNKAASKLGITTPVLNRYISQIEKKTGISLVQTRETGTELTEEGQRIVEEYYRLKNKLEKNDFLNISGTPVSQELLMSALSAVDPEGRCNLMISDDKKNLSDLKAGIADMIVLDDPLYLFEAEEFEWETIGEDRLLHEDHGERYAYFRYGAQRIGFRYLELENIPYKIERTFSSMPALVDSGLSFFINESLALRRGVSVKSITSPEQLTHEITAVYSGNNPFIEKIIKELKRLRNM, from the coding sequence ATGGCAGCCTCGAGAATATCTCCATCGATATCTATCGAAATCAATGGTACAGCTCTTACACCCAGACAAATGGAAGTCATTCTAGCTGTCAAAGAAGAAAAAAGCCAGAACAAAGCTGCGTCTAAGCTGGGCATTACTACTCCCGTTCTAAACCGATACATATCTCAGATCGAGAAGAAGACCGGTATAAGTCTGGTACAGACTAGAGAAACCGGCACTGAACTGACTGAAGAAGGTCAGCGCATAGTTGAAGAATATTACAGACTAAAAAACAAGCTTGAAAAAAATGACTTTCTCAATATCAGCGGGACGCCTGTTTCTCAAGAACTTTTGATGAGTGCTTTGAGTGCGGTTGACCCTGAAGGAAGATGCAATCTTATGATATCAGATGATAAGAAAAACTTGTCAGATCTCAAAGCAGGCATTGCAGATATGATTGTTCTTGATGATCCCCTTTATCTTTTTGAGGCTGAAGAATTTGAATGGGAAACTATTGGAGAAGACAGACTGCTGCATGAGGATCATGGGGAAAGATATGCATATTTTAGATACGGTGCCCAGAGAATAGGATTCAGATACCTGGAATTAGAGAATATTCCCTACAAAATCGAGAGGACTTTTTCATCCATGCCTGCACTGGTTGATTCGGGTCTGAGCTTTTTCATAAACGAATCCCTTGCTTTAAGAAGAGGCGTGTCAGTAAAAAGCATCACATCTCCAGAACAGCTCACCCATGAGATTACAGCAGTATACTCTGGAAACAATCCATTTATAGAGAAGATAATTAAAGAACTCAAAAGGCTGCGAAATATGTAA